From one Synechocystis sp. PCC 6803 substr. PCC-P genomic stretch:
- a CDS encoding aldo/keto reductase yields the protein MRGLGNRQQFVATVEKALAGGINHIETAAAYGESEVYLGELLKEYNRSDIYLTSKVCPTENSAQFIQGLDRSLQRLQVDYLDCFAIHGINTSEHWQWLQQLWPAIERAQQQGKFKHLGFSTHGSLPLVQEVVASGKFAFVNLHYYWFNQHLAPAIASAYGHDMGIFIISPADKGGQLYTPTVTLQNLCQPFTPLGLTYRFLLSDARITTLSLGPAIPQELNEPLSLGDHLEPLSEQEQRILQNLLDHQKQALGTDACHQCYQCLPCPEEINIPEILRLRNLAVAFDMQSFGQYRYQMLENAGHWFPGKKGDRCTDCGDCLPRCPHNLAIPELLRDTHQRLRGKSRRRLWQD from the coding sequence ATGCGGGGCTTAGGCAATCGCCAGCAATTTGTGGCTACGGTGGAAAAGGCTCTAGCCGGGGGCATTAACCACATCGAAACAGCGGCGGCCTACGGAGAAAGCGAAGTTTATTTGGGGGAGTTACTGAAGGAATATAATCGCTCCGATATTTACCTCACCAGTAAAGTTTGTCCCACGGAGAACTCAGCACAATTTATCCAGGGCCTTGACCGTTCTCTGCAACGACTCCAGGTGGATTATTTAGACTGCTTTGCTATCCATGGCATTAATACCTCCGAGCATTGGCAATGGTTACAGCAATTGTGGCCGGCGATAGAAAGAGCCCAACAACAGGGAAAATTTAAACATCTTGGCTTTTCTACCCACGGTAGTTTGCCCCTAGTACAAGAGGTCGTTGCTTCGGGAAAATTTGCCTTTGTTAACCTGCATTATTACTGGTTTAATCAGCATCTTGCCCCGGCGATCGCCTCAGCCTATGGGCACGATATGGGCATTTTCATCATTTCCCCTGCTGACAAGGGCGGTCAACTATACACACCAACCGTAACTTTGCAGAACCTCTGTCAACCCTTTACCCCTTTGGGTTTAACCTACCGTTTTCTCTTGAGCGATGCTCGCATTACAACCCTGAGTCTTGGCCCCGCCATTCCCCAGGAATTGAATGAACCTCTATCCCTTGGCGATCACCTGGAGCCATTGAGTGAGCAAGAACAGAGAATTTTGCAAAATTTGCTTGACCATCAAAAACAAGCATTGGGTACGGATGCCTGCCACCAGTGTTATCAATGTTTGCCCTGCCCGGAGGAAATTAACATTCCCGAAATTCTACGTCTACGCAATTTAGCTGTCGCCTTTGATATGCAAAGTTTTGGTCAATATCGCTATCAAATGTTGGAAAATGCGGGGCACTGGTTTCCCGGTAAAAAAGGCGATCGGTGTACCGACTGCGGGGATTGTTTGCCCCGGTGTCCCCATAATCTGGCCATTCCCGAGCTTTTGCGGGATACTCACCAACGGTTGCGGGGTAAAAGCCGTCGTCGTTTATGGCAGGATTGA
- the menA gene encoding 2-carboxy-1,4-naphthoquinone phytyltransferase, with translation MTESSPLAPSTAPATRKLWLAAIKPPMYTVAVVPITVGSAVAYGLTGQWHGDVFTIFLLSAIAIIAWINLSNDVFDSDTGIDVRKAHSVVNLTGNRNLVFLISNFFLLAGVLGLMSMSWRAQDWTVLELIGVAIFLGYTYQGPPFRLGYLGLGELICLITFGPLAIAAAYYSQSQSFSWNLLTPSVFVGISTAIILFCSHFHQVEDDLAAGKKSPIVRLGTKLGSQVLTLSVVSLYLITAIGVLCHQAPWQTLLIIASLPWAVQLIRHVGQYHDQPEQVSNCKFIAVNLHFFSGMLMAAGYGWAGLG, from the coding sequence ATGACCGAATCTTCGCCCCTAGCACCATCGACGGCCCCGGCAACCCGCAAACTTTGGTTAGCGGCCATTAAGCCCCCCATGTACACGGTGGCAGTGGTGCCCATTACCGTTGGTTCGGCGGTGGCCTATGGCCTTACTGGGCAGTGGCATGGTGATGTTTTTACCATCTTTTTGCTGTCGGCGATCGCCATTATCGCTTGGATTAACCTGAGCAATGATGTGTTTGACAGTGACACGGGCATTGATGTGCGTAAAGCCCATTCGGTGGTTAATTTGACCGGCAATCGCAATCTAGTTTTTTTAATTAGTAACTTTTTCTTGCTAGCTGGTGTGCTGGGGCTAATGAGCATGAGCTGGCGAGCCCAGGATTGGACAGTGTTGGAGTTAATTGGGGTGGCCATATTTTTGGGCTACACCTACCAAGGGCCCCCTTTTCGCCTCGGCTACCTAGGATTGGGGGAATTGATTTGTTTAATTACCTTTGGCCCCCTGGCGATCGCCGCCGCCTATTATTCCCAGAGCCAAAGTTTTAGCTGGAATTTGCTTACGCCTAGCGTTTTTGTGGGCATCAGCACGGCGATTATTCTTTTTTGCTCCCACTTCCACCAGGTAGAAGATGACCTGGCCGCCGGCAAAAAATCCCCCATTGTTCGTTTAGGCACCAAGTTGGGGTCCCAGGTTTTAACCCTGTCGGTTGTTAGTCTTTATCTAATTACGGCGATCGGCGTTTTGTGTCATCAGGCTCCATGGCAAACGTTACTGATAATTGCCAGTCTGCCCTGGGCAGTGCAATTAATTCGCCATGTGGGGCAATATCATGACCAGCCGGAGCAAGTCAGTAACTGTAAATTTATTGCTGTTAATTTACATTTCTTCAGCGGCATGTTAATGGCTGCGGGCTATGGCTGGGCTGGCCTGGGCTAA
- the leuB gene encoding 3-isopropylmalate dehydrogenase: MSQTYNVTLLPGDGIGPEIMAVAVAVLGKVADQFGFAFNFQEALIGGAAIDATGQPLPEATLAQAKDSDAVLLAAIGGYAWDNLPRSQRPETGLLAIREGLGLFANLRPATIFPQLIDASSLKREVVEGVDIMVVRELTGGIYFGKPKGIFETETGEKRGVNTMAYTVGEIDRIAKVAFETARKRRGQLCSVDKANVLDVSQLWRDRVMAIAVDYPDVELSHLYVDNAAMQLVRSPRQFDTIVTGNLFGDILSDIAAMLTGSIGMLPSASLGSDGPGLFEPVHGSAPDIAGQDKANPLAQVLSAAMMLRYGLDQPQAADRLEDAVKKVLEQGYRTGDILSPGTQLVGCRQMGEQLLSILDEM, encoded by the coding sequence ATGTCCCAGACCTATAACGTAACCCTGCTCCCCGGTGATGGCATTGGCCCCGAAATTATGGCGGTGGCGGTGGCGGTGTTAGGCAAAGTGGCCGACCAGTTTGGCTTTGCGTTTAATTTTCAAGAGGCTTTAATTGGCGGAGCGGCCATTGATGCCACAGGGCAACCCCTACCGGAGGCAACCCTAGCCCAAGCAAAGGATAGTGATGCGGTACTCTTAGCGGCGATCGGGGGTTATGCCTGGGACAATTTACCCCGTTCTCAAAGGCCGGAAACTGGTTTGCTTGCCATTCGGGAAGGGTTGGGGCTATTTGCCAATTTACGTCCTGCGACGATCTTCCCCCAATTGATTGACGCTTCCAGCCTGAAACGGGAAGTGGTGGAAGGGGTGGATATTATGGTGGTGCGGGAACTAACCGGCGGCATTTATTTTGGTAAACCGAAGGGTATTTTCGAGACGGAAACGGGGGAAAAACGGGGGGTCAATACCATGGCTTACACCGTGGGAGAAATTGACCGCATTGCTAAGGTTGCTTTTGAAACGGCTCGTAAACGACGCGGGCAACTCTGTTCAGTGGATAAGGCTAACGTATTAGATGTGTCCCAACTGTGGCGGGATCGGGTCATGGCGATCGCCGTAGATTATCCCGATGTGGAACTGTCCCATTTATATGTGGATAATGCGGCCATGCAATTGGTGCGGAGTCCCAGACAATTTGACACCATTGTGACGGGCAATTTATTTGGTGATATTCTTTCCGACATTGCCGCCATGTTAACCGGCAGTATTGGCATGTTACCCTCCGCCAGTTTGGGCAGTGATGGCCCTGGGTTATTTGAGCCCGTCCACGGTTCCGCCCCGGATATTGCCGGCCAGGATAAAGCTAACCCCCTAGCCCAGGTGCTCAGTGCCGCCATGATGTTGCGCTACGGTTTGGATCAACCCCAGGCGGCCGATCGCCTTGAGGATGCAGTGAAAAAAGTTTTAGAACAGGGTTACCGCACCGGTGATATTCTTTCTCCTGGCACACAATTGGTGGGCTGTCGGCAAATGGGAGAGCAATTGTTGAGCATCCTAGATGAAATGTAA
- a CDS encoding pentapeptide repeat-containing protein, protein MNYIMSNGLSPTPINAPGWLNSGVASLLVNGHVPQGLELTNQNLAGLVFPHGDLSQVALIGCDLRFANLEGADLTDANLIAASLHKSNLRRANLCRATLNRCNLSEADLTESDANEALFCQAVFTEVEAHGLRLYRAKVSQAQLMGAHLHQAYAPEADFSAVAAIAVDLRWANLRKTNFRGADLRYGNFRGANLTQADFTGANLKGANLRGANLVGTNLQRADLSDVTW, encoded by the coding sequence ATGAATTACATTATGAGCAATGGTTTGTCCCCTACCCCCATCAACGCCCCAGGCTGGTTAAACAGTGGGGTTGCTAGTCTTTTGGTCAATGGCCATGTTCCCCAAGGCTTAGAACTGACCAATCAAAATTTGGCTGGGTTAGTGTTTCCCCATGGGGACCTCAGCCAGGTCGCCTTGATCGGCTGTGATTTACGCTTTGCCAATCTGGAAGGGGCGGATTTGACGGATGCCAATTTGATTGCTGCCAGTCTGCACAAAAGCAATTTGCGTCGGGCTAACCTCTGTCGGGCCACCCTCAATCGCTGCAATTTGAGTGAGGCGGATCTAACTGAAAGTGATGCTAACGAAGCCCTTTTTTGTCAGGCTGTTTTTACCGAAGTGGAAGCCCACGGCTTAAGACTTTACCGAGCTAAGGTCAGCCAAGCCCAATTAATGGGAGCCCATCTCCACCAAGCCTATGCTCCGGAGGCAGATTTTAGTGCGGTGGCGGCGATCGCCGTTGATTTGCGCTGGGCTAATTTAAGAAAGACTAATTTTCGGGGGGCGGATTTACGCTATGGCAATTTTCGGGGGGCGAATCTAACCCAGGCGGATTTTACCGGGGCCAACCTGAAAGGAGCTAATTTACGGGGGGCAAACTTAGTGGGCACTAACCTGCAACGGGCCGACCTCAGTGATGTTACTTGGTAG